TTGTTCTGTTAGGGACATGGTTGTTTCTCATGAAATGTCAGGGCGCGCATCGACGTCTACGCGAGTCAGACAAGCGCCGCTGAGCTTTTATTATTATTCCTATTCATGAACGCCCCGCTGACAGCCTTGTCGCGGGGTTATCAACTTGCTGACTTCAGCTTGCGGTCTCGGTGAGCACTTCATTGAGTTGCGGGTTGAGGGTTTTCCTGGCGAAGGCGAAGGCCTGTTTCAGGTCGTCCAACAAGTCGTCGGTATCTTCGATGCCGACCGACACGCGCACCAACCCTTCGGAAATCCCCAGGGCCAGGCGTTCTTCCAAGGTGTTCTCGACGTGACTGGTGGTGCGGGCCGGGCCGTAGATGGTTTCGACTGCACCGAGATTGCCCGCGCAATGAGCAAATCGCAGACGCGGCAACAGCACCTTGACCGTGTCCATCCCGCCCTTGAGCACAAAGCTGACGATGGCGCCGAACCCGGACATTTGCGCGCAGGCCACGGCGTGGTTCGGATGGCTCGGCAAGCCGGGATAGTTGACTGATTCCACCAGCGGTTCCGTGCACAGGAACTCCGCCAGGGCACGGGCGCTCGCCTGTTGCTGGCGCATGCGCAGGGCCAGGGTTTTCATGCCACGGATGATCATGTAGGCCGAGAACGGGTCGAGCGTGGCGCCGTTGATTTCACGGTAATGACGCACCTTCGCCATCAAGGTTTCGTTGCCGCACACCAGGCCGCCGAGTACATCGCCGTGGCCGCTGAGGAATTTGGTCGCGCTGTGGATCACCACGTCGACACCCAGTGCCAGCGGGTTCTGGTTCAACGGCGTGGCGAAGGTGTTGTCCGCTACCACCAGGGCGCCGACGCGTTTCGCCGCCGCAACCAGGCGCGGGATGTCGAGGATTTTCAGGGTCGGGTTGGTTGGCGTTTCCAGGTACAGGACCTGGCAGCCCTTGGCGATTTCCCGCTCGATTTCCTCGTGGTCGAAGGTCTCGCACAAGGTCACCGCGACGCCGGTGCGCGGCAGGAATTCTTCGAAGATTTTGTTGGTGCCGCCGTAGCTGTCCTTGGTCGACACCACGCGATCGCCATTGGCGAGGAAGGTGTAGAGCACGCTGCTGATCGCCGCCATGCCGCTGCTGAAGGCCACGGCGGATTCGGCCATTTCCAGTTCGCGGATCTTCGCTTCGACGGTCTCGACGGTCGGGTTGCTCATGCGGCTGTAGATAAAGCCCGGCGCCTTGCCCAACGCGACGTCGTACCAGACGTCGATGTCGTCATAACCGTACGCGGCGCTGACGACGATGGGGGTCTGGGTGGCGTTGTAAGGATGCCTGACTTGCTCCCCGCCCCACACCGCCCGGGTGCCCGCTCCTGCGTTGATAAGCCCTGCGCTGTCAGGTTTTTTGTTCATTGTGACTACTCGCACTGAGGGGGTGGACGTTGAGCCATCCGCCGGAATCTGAGGGCCAATATAGGGAAAAGCCACGCCGCCGAGAAACGATGTTATCGGTGCCAAAGGGGTGGTTTTTTTAATGGCTGGATGAGGCCCAGCAAGTAAGTGGGTAATACAAAAATCTGTGGGAGCGAGCTTGCTCGCGATTGGGATGTGTCTGCTGCAGAGATGTTGGCTGACCCGCCGCTTTCGCGAGCAAGCTCGCTCCCACAAGGGAGTTGGTGGGGTTCTTGCCTATTCGGGACCAATTAAAGATTTGCCCTACAAACACTGCCTCCTTCCCTGACTTATTTCTCCGGCCATCCCCGGCAAAGTCTCGCGCCCACTTCAGCGTTGCGAGAGGCCTACATGTCCATCAACGACAAAATCCTTGCCCAGGGCAACGTCATTGGTTCGTTGGTGATGGCGCTCATGGACTCGGACCAGCCGGATGTCGAGGCGGTGTTGCAGGACTTTCGCCACTGCCTGAACGACTACGACAGTTGGGCGGAGCGTTTCTGGACGGGTCGGGCGTTGGACATCGAGCAGATGTTCAAGGTGGGCAACGAGGTGTCGCTCGCACCTGCGAAAAATGGCGGCAAGCAGGTCAGCGCCGTAGTGGCGGCCTGCCCCGCCCAAGGCCCGCTGACGCTCGTGCACATGTTCCAGTCCTCGCGCTTCGTGCCGATTGGCAGCACACCCGTGATGCTGGAACCGATCATTGGGGGCGAGCCGGGGAAGGAAATTTTCGGCGAGCCGATCCGTCAAGAGATCGGGCCGAGCGGCATCCTGGAAGTCAGCGAATGCGACCGAGGAAAGCGCTACCGCATCACCTTTTTTCCTGATGTGACGACTGCTCATGTCGAGGCGCTGTACGCGTCCTACCAGAAGGTGATTGGCGAGCTCGAAGGCTGGCTGAGTGCCGAGTGGGACGAGTTTCAACCGCTGTGGAAAGAGTTCTCCGACAGCGGCTTCGCGAAGCGCTTCAATGTGCTCCAGCAAGCCGAGCTTCGCGGCTTTGAAAGAGCCGTGTACGGACTGTGGGACAGCGTCAAACAGCTTTTCGAGCTGCTGGCGGACCTGCAAGCCAACAGCGAAAAGCTGTTGGAATACCTTACCGAGGCCGAGCTTGAGCAACTGCTGGAAGCGTCATCCGAAGCGATTGCCAAAGGCCTGATGATCCTCAGCGATGAGCCCTTGCTCTTCGTCTACACGGCTGCCTTTACCAGTTGGCTGCGGATGACGCCGCCGCAATACAGCGCCGAGGTCATGGGTGAGTTGCGCGCCTCGGTGCTGATCAACTTCCTGTTGGCGGCGGTTACCGGTGGACTGGGCGTCGGCCTGCGCATGAGCGGCAAGGTGCTGCGTCATGTCCGTTCGGAGCGTGTCCGGACGTGGCTGCAGGCCTCGAGCCAACGCCTGGGGCAACTCGGTGGCGACAGCCTTAACGCCCACGCCGATGTGCTCAAGCCGGTCGTGATTGCCGGCCGAGGCCCATCCGTAGGCCCCGCTCCCGTCACACCGTTGCACGTCACCACTGGGGATTCCGCACCGCTGTCGGTCAGCAACCCGGCTCCGGTCGTGCGGGAAAAATCCCAGGCCGCTACACGGCTGAGCAAACAAGAACACCACGACGACGCCTCCACTCAATCGACAAACCCCAACGGCGACCCCGCCGACAGCGCCGCCCAGACCCGCACCAACGGCTGCCCGGTGTCGATGGTCACCGGCGAGGAACTGCTGACCTTGGACGACGGCATCCTCGACGGACGCCTGCCGTTTATCTTCACCCGCCTCTATCGCACCAGCGCTGCCGAACTGGACATTGGCCTCGGCCGCGGTTGGAGCCATGCCTTGGCCCATCGCCTGCTGATCGAAGGCGAGCAGGTCATCTGGCTCGACCAGGAAAACCGCCGCACCACCTTCCCCCGCCCCAGCCTGCAACGCCCGGCCATCCACAACAGCCTGGCCCGCGCGGCGATCTACCTGAGCAATGAGCCGGACGAACTGATCATCGCCCAGCCCGGCGAAGACGCCCCTTTCCTACACTTTCGCGACGGTTGTCTGATCGCCCTGAGCGATCGGTACGACAACCGCCTGACGATCCAGCGCAACATCTACGGTGACATCAGCCGGCTGGACAACGGCGCCGGACGCTGCCTGCGTTTACGCTACGAACACCGCCACCTGGTCGCCATCGACTACCAGAGTTTTCACCCGGCGCCGACCCGCGACGAAAGTTGGCGCACTGAACAAACGCTGGTTTCCTACCGCTACGACGGCCGTTTCCGACTCATCGAAGCGACCAATGCGGCTGGCGAAAGCGAGCGCTACGACTACGACGACCAGCACGTCATCCTCCAGCGGCAACTGGCCGGCGGCGCGAGTTTTTACTGGGAGTGGCAGGGCTCCGGTCCAGCGGCGCGCTGCGTGCGGCACTGGGCGTCGTTCGCGCAGATGGACAGCCGCTACACCTGGGGCGAGGACGGCAGCGTCACCGTTCATAACCTCGATGGCAGCCAGGAAGTCTACGTCCACGACGATCGCGCGCGACTGGTGCGCCAGGTCGATCCCGCCGGCGGCGAGCACCTCAAGGCCTATGACGAACAGGGCCGGCTGATCGCCGAGCAAGACCCGCTCGGCGCGGTGACCGAATACCGCTACGACGAAGTCGGACGGCTGGTGGCGCTGATTCCGCCTGAAGACGAGCCCACGTCCTACGAATACCGAAACGGTTTCCTGCACACCCGGCAGCGCGGCAAAGCCGTGTGGACCTACCGCCGCAACGACCAGGGCGATGTCATCGAGGCCATCGACCCGGACGGCCAAAGCACCTGGTATCACTACGACGGCCAAGGGCAACTGAAAACCATCAGCTACCCGGACGCCAGCGCCCATTATTTTGTGCGCAACCGCCTGGGCCAGTTGACGGAAGAAACCCTGCCTGATGGCAGCCAGCGGTGTTTTTCCTACGACGCCCAAGGGCGTTTGCTGACCCGCCAGGACGAACACGGCGCCATCACCCATTACCAATGGGACGCCGTGGGCCGTTTGCTGCAAACCACCTTGCCCGGTGGCGCCACCCGCACTTGGCGCTACAACGCCTACGGCAAGGTCATCGCCGAACGGGACGAACTGGGCCGCACCACCCGCTACGAATACGCCGACGATTTGCACCTGATCAGCCGTCGGCTCAACCCCGACGGAAGCGAACTCAAATATCGCTACGACTCGGCGCGGCTGTTGCTGACCGACATCGAGAACGAATCCGGCGAACACTATCAGCTGGACTACACGCCCAACGGACTGATCCGACAGGAAACCGGCTTCGATGGCCAGCGCACCGGTTATGCCTACGACCTCAACGGCCACCTGCTGGAAAAGACCGAGTTTGGCGCCGATGGCAGCCAGCGGATCACCGCCTACCAACGCGACAGCGCCGGCCGCCTGCTGCGAAAAACCTTGCCAGATGGCGAGGCGGTCGATTACCGCTACGACGCCCTTGGACGCTTGGTCAGCGTCGACGACGGCCATTGGCCGCTGGCTTATGAATATGACCACCAGGACCGTTTAGTCGCCGAACACCAGGGCTGGGCGACCCTGCGCTATCGCTACGACAGCGTCGGTCGCCTGATTCACTGTCGCCTGCCCGACCGCAGCACCCTCGACTACCGCCACGCCCGCGGCGGTGCGCTGATCGCCATCGACCTCAACGGCACCTGCCTGACCGAACACCGTTTCAAGGGCGGCCGCGAAACCCAACGCCAGCAGGGCTTGCTGCTCAGCGACTACCGCTACGACGAACAGGGTCGCCTCAAAGCCCAAACCGTGTGGCAGACCCAGCAGCACCAATTGTTCTGGCGTGACTATTACTACAGCGCCAACGGCAACCTCGCCGCGCTTTCTGACAATCGAAACCGCCGCAGCTACCAATACGACCCGCAAGATCGCCTGCTCCGCATCGACTATGCCCACAGCCAAGGCCCCGAACGCTTCGCCCACGACCCGGCCGGCAACCTGCTGCTGCAAGACCGCCCCGGCCCGACCACCCTCAAGGCAAACCGCTTGCTCATGGAGGGCGACCGTCACTACGACTACGACGCCTACGGCAACCTCATCCGCGAACGCCGCGGCAAAACCCAGTGCCTCGTCACGCACTACCGCTACGACAGCCAACACCGCCTCATCGGCGTCGCCAGCCCGGACGGCAACGAAACGTCCTACCGCTACGATGCCTTCGGCCGACGCATCGAAAAGACCGTGGCCGGCCAGACCACGGAATTTATCTGGCAAGGCGATCAAGTCATCGCCGAAAGCAGCGACCGCCACTACCAAAGCTACGTCTACGAACCCGGCACCTTCCGCCCATTGGCCCTGCTCGAAGGCGAAGGCCCACAAAACGCCACGCCGTTCCACTACCACAACGACCACCTCGGCACGCCCCAGGAACTGACCAGCCACCAAGGCGAAATCGTCTGGGCCGCGCGCTACAACGGCTACGGCAAACTCACCGAACTCCGACACGGCAACGGCAAGCGCCTGGAACAACCGCTGCGCTTCCAGGGCCAATACCACGACCGGGAAAGCGGCCTGCATTACAACCGGCACCGGTACTACAATCCGGAGACGGGGCGGTATCTGACGCTGGATCCGAGCAAGCTCAAGGGTGGGCTCAATGGGTACCGGTACACCCTGAACCCGACGGGGTGGGTGGATCCGTTGGGGTTGGACGACTGCCCTGGGGGTGACGGGTGTAAGAGGCCGGCGGTTGGCGAGCAGGATCCGGCGGCTAAGGTTGGGGTGGATGAGGGAGAGCCACCCACTCCCGGAGGGACCAAGAATCCTAGAGACTTCGGTTCGAAAGAGAAGTTAGACACGCACTTCAAGAAGCACGGAGACGAATTCGGTGCTAAAAACGCTGGGGATTACTTGTCGATTGTTCGACAGATAATAAATGAGGGAATTAAGGTTAAGTACTCCTATGAACACGAGCTTAGAACGGGCTTTGTGATGTTTTTAGGAAACAACAAAAAAATGAAGCCTAAATTTGCATTTGTCGGGACCAATAACAAAGGAGAAATTACGACAGCACACATAAAAACCGATAAAGACTTCTGGAAAACCATTAATGGCAACGCAAAAGATAGGACAATAAGACCTCATGAATAACACAGCAGAAGTTAAAATCATTGCCATCGACACGCTAGCAGAAGAGTGCGTTACACTCCTTATTCACGGCATCACCATTGAGTGCTTCGCAAACTACCGCCCATATACAGTAGCCATAGGCGAGACACACCTTATTGAAATAACGATAGACTATTCAGAACCCCTCCAAATTGAAAAATCCGCCGAGCCCAATGCCTTTCCTGAAAAAATCGGAAACGGTTATGGCTATTACTTACATGGAGTATTAGATGGAGAGATATTTAGGTCTTTCACAGATTTTTCAGACGAGGACATTCATTATGATTACCCCGAACTGGTGGGAAAACCTGTAAAGATTAAAGCAGACAGAATCAACGTAAATTTTTTACAACTCTTAAAACTATGAATATCGCTGTCTATAAAAGCAATAGACTTAGCTTATAAAGTCAGACATTTCAAAATTTTGACTCACCAAAAATATTTGCTTCGATCCACTGGAGCAGCGTAGAAAATGAATAACAAAGAAAGCTTAGGAGAGTTAGCTCGTGACTTCCTTTCGAGCGTCGACGAAGCCACTTTTCTGCTTGAGGAGAAATTTGGCACTCGGTGTATTTTAAGATTATGGGGCAGCGGAAAAATAAAGCGCTGCGGGGTGGTTAAGGGAAACGTAACCTACGAACTTCATGGCGTGGGATGCGCCGTGAAACTACCACATGTACTCGTTGATTTTGATTATGGTCCCGACGGAAGAATAGATGGCTTTGATGCATGGCGCTTGTTTATCTACGCTAGCGAACTCCCCGAAAAGCACCCCAAATATCAGAGCAAGGAAGTTCTAAATTTGGAATTCGAAGAACATGTCGCATCAGGTCGATTTGAACCGATGCCTAAAGGTCGAAACGGTTTTTATTGCTTATCGAAAAACAATTGAAGGCTCCTACAACGATAGCTGAAATAATTCGATCCAAAAGACTTTGCCAAGCAAGGCATTTCTCCATTCAAAAATATACAGATGATACCGAGTATCTGGATGCGTGGCCGTGCTATCAATATCGAACCCTCAGCGATGCAAAAACCAACTCTGAGAAAAGTTTAAAAGACAGGCTTTAAATAAATGGGCGAAAGCCTCCTAGAGGAATTGCTAGCCCGCCACGATCGTAGGAGGAGCGTAGCTAGGTTGCATCGATATCGACGATGTGCCCACCAACGACCTCCCGACACTCGGCACCAATAATCGATTAATCAAAGCGCCCCATATGACCATATACATAAAAGAAAAACCAGACACCTGCCAGCCAACGCTTACCAAAACAAAACCAAGCTTCTTCATAGTCTCTACAAACAAATTAACCGTAATGTACTGGCTCACGTTCGAGCTCTATTTTTTTTATTGGGTATACAAGAATTGGAAAACATACCAAGCCGCGACCAACACAATAATTTTCCCTCTGACTCGCACTTTCTTGGGAATATTTTTCATGCACTCCTTATTCAGAAAAATTGATCAGCAGCTAAAAAGGCACGAAAAACCATATAGATGGAGCCCACGATTACTCGCAAGTGGACTGGTATTTTCGTGTATCTTAACGATTTATCCCTTCCTGGCACCCTATGGCGCCGGCGCACAATATTTATTCCCGCTAATAACTGCCATCTTAAATTTTTATTGCTTATTAAAAGCTCAAGCAGCAATAAACCATCTAGAGAATGATCCAGAGGGACTACAAAACCCCAACATAACCATACCCAATTGCGTATGGATTGCGTCATTAGGGTTCGGACTATTGCTCTTAGTAATTATAAAATACTATTTTTTTTGGTGGTATTTCCCACGCATCCTTTTTATGAGCAGATGGGCGCTCCTACAACTTAGCTTCTAAAGCTGATATCGGCTGCTTTTATCGTTACTGCCAGCCAGCGCCACTTTACACTCCTTAATGGGCATGAGACGGACGAAAAAAAGGCCTTGCCAAGCAAGACCTTTTTTCATTCGAAGGGTAGGTACGTCCCTGCCTTACCTCACCTCAACAATATCCAACGCCCGATTCGCCAACAATTCACTCACCTCAATCACCTGCAAAATCCCCAGCGCAACATGTCGCCTTGATCCATCCAGATCAAACGCCAAATCGCTGATCATTGCATTAGCCGAAGCCAAGTTCTCACTCAGATTCGCAAGCAAACACTCAGAATTAACGTCGGGATCAATCCGAAAAATGGAGTCAGTCTTGTCAGACGGTTCTCCCTTAGGCTGGGGCTTCAGGTAGTAATCCAACGCCCGCGTAGCAGCGTCGTCGATTTTCTTGTTGCGAGCGGACTGGGCGCGAGAGACGTGGTCGCCTGCGTCCGGAGGATTGGGAGTAACTTTTGCCATTATCTTGCTTCCTGTTTTTGGAGCCTTCACCCACTCGCTGCTAAACGAGGGGAGGCAGCTGTACGCAGGTTAGCAGACCGGGGAAACAAGAAACCGGCGCGTCCGGGGACGCCCTGCGCACAGCCACCATCAAGTACAGAATGAAGAACTTCTGACTGGATGACGCCTTGCACAACCTGTTTCACCACGAGCTGCTAAACCCGATCACTGATGAGCAGTGACGGGATTCAAGCTACCGGCGTGGGCCCAGGCGCACAAGCCGGCGGATTCTGGCGTAGTTGTAGGCAAAGGCGCAAGGCGGTGTCGGCAAGCTGTCCTGGCTGCGGATTTATGGAGATGGCGTCAGGTCATTCGGGTCACTCTCGACTGACACACCGCCATCGCGAGCAAGCTCGCTCCCACAAGGGATCACCTAAAGGCCCAGAGCCGCGCTTCGAGCCGGCCATGACGCCGATAACCAAAAAAACGGAACCCAATCCCAGCGCTCCCCCTCAATTTCGGAGAGACCAACCCGAGACGGAGCCCGCCGCCATGAACCACCCAACCCTCACCTTCGCCCAACTCCACCCCGGCGATCGCTTCACCCTGCCCGCCGATCACCGTCTGTTTACCAAGCTCACCGACAGCACTGCCCGTGAGCACAGCGTGCATTCGATCAATCTGAAGGAGGAAGGATACGGTTACGCCGAAGACCCCATAAAGAACCTGCCCGGGGAAGCGCCGGTCGAGTACGTCCCGGTCGGTGGGCCGTTGCGGGCTGGGGGATAGGGCTCCTGCCGACGTTATAAACGCCGCGACATCAGCCACTGTTCCTTGCCCCACGCCTCGAAGCGCTCCAGCACTTCCCAGCCAAGCTTGGCGTAGTAATCCCGTTCACTGTGGGTGTGCAGGTACAACGTCGCGAAGCCAGCCTGTTTGGCATGGTTGCAGATGCCTTCGATCAATTGCGCGGCGAGGCCTCGGCGGCGGGCGTCCGGGTGGACGAATACGCAGGCGAGCCAGGGGCCGAGGTCGGGGCGTTCGGGCAGGTCGTCGTTTGCCAGCGAGGCGCCGCCCAGCAATTGGTCGTGCTCCAGGGCGATCAGGCATTTCCAGCGGCCATCGCGCTGCCCGGTCGAGAATTCATGCTGCCAGTGGCCGAGTGATTGGTGGGCGAATTCGTAGGTGAATTCCCGATACAGCCATTCGGCCATCAGGTTGCATTTATCCATGTGGTTGACGAGCCAATCCACTCGCAGCATGTGAACAGTCCTTATGCAGTCGTTTTTCCAGCGCGAATACCGACGCAGATGCCTACCCGCGCGCATTCCCAGCAAATACCCACCAGCAACGCCCCAACCTATCGTAATCTCGCATCTGCACAAGCCCTGCCCCGAATCCGGCCGAGATCCCAGTCCATATGCCTTCCATCTATCAACTCAAGCCCGCTTTCCAGAATCTGCTTCGCCCCACCGTACAACGCCTTTACAACAATGGCGTCACCGCCAACCAGGTGACCTTGCTCGCGGGCGTCGTTTCCGTGCTGGTGGGGGCGGTGATTGCGTGGTTCGCCAGTCATCCGTGGGTTTTCGTCCTGGTGCCGGTGTGGATGTTCCTGCGCATGGCGTTGAATGCGGTGGATGGCATGTTGGCGCGGGAGTTTGGCCAGCAATCGAATCTGGGCGCCTACCTCAATGAGCTATGCGATATCATCGCCGACGCTGCCTTGATCCTGCCTTTTGCCCTGTTTCCCGATACCAGCCTGTTGCTCGTGTTGTTGGTCACGCTGTTGGCGTTGTTCAGCGAATACGCTGGCGTGCTGGGGGCGATGGTCGGGGCTTCGCGGCGCTATGACGGGCCGATGGGCAAGAGTGACCGCGCCTTTGTGTTTGGCGTGCTGGCGACCGGTATTGCCCTGGGTTGGCTCGGGGCGCTGTGGGTTGATGGTGTGATGGCGGTGGTTGCCGCCCTGCTGGTTTATACCTTGGTCAATCGGGTCCGTCATGGCCTGAGCCAAGTGACGGAAAACGCTCCCTCAGCATAAGGAAGTTGCAATGCGCGAAGCCCAGGAACTGACGTTCACCACCCACGATGGCGTGGAGTTGTTCTACCGGCACTGGCCGGCTGTCGAGGCCTCGGCGGGTGAACCCCGCCAGGCTGTGTTGTTATTTCACCGCGGCCATGAGCACTCGGGGCGCATCGCCCACCTGGTGGATGAGCTGGACTTGCCCGGGTTCGAATTTTTCGCCTGGGACGCACGCGGCCATGGCCAGTCGCCTGGCGAACGCGGCGACAGCCCGAGCTTTGCCACCAGCGCCCGGGACGTGCAGACCTTCTGCGATCACATCGGCGCGACGCACCAGATCGACGAACAGAACATTGCCGTGGTCGCGCAAAGCGTCGGCGCGGTGATCGCGTCCACCTGGGTCCACGATTACGCGCCGCGCATTCGCTCGCTGGTGCTGGCGTCGCCGGCCTTCAAGGTCAAGCTCTACGTGCCGTTCGCCCGTCCGGGCCTGGCGCTGATGCGCAAGTTCCGTGGCAACTTCTTCGTCAACAGCTACGTCAAGGCCAAGTTCCTCAGCCACGACCCGGAACGAGTCGCGTCCTACGACAGCGATCCGCTGATCACCAAGGCCATCTCGGTGAATGTGCTACTGGGCCTGTACGAAGCCGCCGACCGGGTTGTAGCCGATGCCCAGGCGATCCAGGTGCCGACGCAGCTGTTGATTTCCGGTTCCGACTTCGTGGTGCATCGCAAACCCCAGGAGCAATTCTTCGAGCGGCTGGGCAGCCTGCACAAGGAAAAACACATCCTGCCGGGCTTCTTCCACGACACCCTCGGTGAGAAAAACCGTGCGCCCGCCATCGCCAGCGCCCGCCGTTTCATCCTGCAAAACTTTGCCCGTCCGCTGGAGCGCCCTTCCCTGCTGGACGCCGATCGCCTCGGCGTGACCTGCGCCGAAGCCGAAACCCTGGCGACGCCGCTGCCGCACAACTCGCTGCGTGAC
This genomic interval from Pseudomonas alvandae contains the following:
- a CDS encoding CDP-alcohol phosphatidyltransferase family protein, which gives rise to MPSIYQLKPAFQNLLRPTVQRLYNNGVTANQVTLLAGVVSVLVGAVIAWFASHPWVFVLVPVWMFLRMALNAVDGMLAREFGQQSNLGAYLNELCDIIADAALILPFALFPDTSLLLVLLVTLLALFSEYAGVLGAMVGASRRYDGPMGKSDRAFVFGVLATGIALGWLGALWVDGVMAVVAALLVYTLVNRVRHGLSQVTENAPSA
- a CDS encoding bifunctional alpha/beta hydrolase/class I SAM-dependent methyltransferase; translated protein: MREAQELTFTTHDGVELFYRHWPAVEASAGEPRQAVLLFHRGHEHSGRIAHLVDELDLPGFEFFAWDARGHGQSPGERGDSPSFATSARDVQTFCDHIGATHQIDEQNIAVVAQSVGAVIASTWVHDYAPRIRSLVLASPAFKVKLYVPFARPGLALMRKFRGNFFVNSYVKAKFLSHDPERVASYDSDPLITKAISVNVLLGLYEAADRVVADAQAIQVPTQLLISGSDFVVHRKPQEQFFERLGSLHKEKHILPGFFHDTLGEKNRAPAIASARRFILQNFARPLERPSLLDADRLGVTCAEAETLATPLPHNSLRDLYWRMTRASMRFGSKLSAGVKLGFDTGFDSGSTLDYVYRNRPTGTSALGKMIDQNYLNSIGWRGIRQRKVHVEELLRLAMAELRAQDREVRIVDIAAGHGRYILEALQGVSPLPESILLRDYSDINVRDGSALIVEKGLGEIARFVKGDAFDRQDLAALEPKPTLAVVSGLYELFADNQMVGGSLAGLAEAVEPGGFLVYTGQPWHPQLELIARALTSHRAGQAWVMRRRTQAEMDQLVEAAGFRKITLRVDEWGIFSVSLAQRVQ
- a CDS encoding RHS repeat-associated core domain-containing protein, translated to MSINDKILAQGNVIGSLVMALMDSDQPDVEAVLQDFRHCLNDYDSWAERFWTGRALDIEQMFKVGNEVSLAPAKNGGKQVSAVVAACPAQGPLTLVHMFQSSRFVPIGSTPVMLEPIIGGEPGKEIFGEPIRQEIGPSGILEVSECDRGKRYRITFFPDVTTAHVEALYASYQKVIGELEGWLSAEWDEFQPLWKEFSDSGFAKRFNVLQQAELRGFERAVYGLWDSVKQLFELLADLQANSEKLLEYLTEAELEQLLEASSEAIAKGLMILSDEPLLFVYTAAFTSWLRMTPPQYSAEVMGELRASVLINFLLAAVTGGLGVGLRMSGKVLRHVRSERVRTWLQASSQRLGQLGGDSLNAHADVLKPVVIAGRGPSVGPAPVTPLHVTTGDSAPLSVSNPAPVVREKSQAATRLSKQEHHDDASTQSTNPNGDPADSAAQTRTNGCPVSMVTGEELLTLDDGILDGRLPFIFTRLYRTSAAELDIGLGRGWSHALAHRLLIEGEQVIWLDQENRRTTFPRPSLQRPAIHNSLARAAIYLSNEPDELIIAQPGEDAPFLHFRDGCLIALSDRYDNRLTIQRNIYGDISRLDNGAGRCLRLRYEHRHLVAIDYQSFHPAPTRDESWRTEQTLVSYRYDGRFRLIEATNAAGESERYDYDDQHVILQRQLAGGASFYWEWQGSGPAARCVRHWASFAQMDSRYTWGEDGSVTVHNLDGSQEVYVHDDRARLVRQVDPAGGEHLKAYDEQGRLIAEQDPLGAVTEYRYDEVGRLVALIPPEDEPTSYEYRNGFLHTRQRGKAVWTYRRNDQGDVIEAIDPDGQSTWYHYDGQGQLKTISYPDASAHYFVRNRLGQLTEETLPDGSQRCFSYDAQGRLLTRQDEHGAITHYQWDAVGRLLQTTLPGGATRTWRYNAYGKVIAERDELGRTTRYEYADDLHLISRRLNPDGSELKYRYDSARLLLTDIENESGEHYQLDYTPNGLIRQETGFDGQRTGYAYDLNGHLLEKTEFGADGSQRITAYQRDSAGRLLRKTLPDGEAVDYRYDALGRLVSVDDGHWPLAYEYDHQDRLVAEHQGWATLRYRYDSVGRLIHCRLPDRSTLDYRHARGGALIAIDLNGTCLTEHRFKGGRETQRQQGLLLSDYRYDEQGRLKAQTVWQTQQHQLFWRDYYYSANGNLAALSDNRNRRSYQYDPQDRLLRIDYAHSQGPERFAHDPAGNLLLQDRPGPTTLKANRLLMEGDRHYDYDAYGNLIRERRGKTQCLVTHYRYDSQHRLIGVASPDGNETSYRYDAFGRRIEKTVAGQTTEFIWQGDQVIAESSDRHYQSYVYEPGTFRPLALLEGEGPQNATPFHYHNDHLGTPQELTSHQGEIVWAARYNGYGKLTELRHGNGKRLEQPLRFQGQYHDRESGLHYNRHRYYNPETGRYLTLDPSKLKGGLNGYRYTLNPTGWVDPLGLDDCPGGDGCKRPAVGEQDPAAKVGVDEGEPPTPGGTKNPRDFGSKEKLDTHFKKHGDEFGAKNAGDYLSIVRQIINEGIKVKYSYEHELRTGFVMFLGNNKKMKPKFAFVGTNNKGEITTAHIKTDKDFWKTINGNAKDRTIRPHE
- a CDS encoding cystathionine gamma-synthase family protein, with the translated sequence MNKKPDSAGLINAGAGTRAVWGGEQVRHPYNATQTPIVVSAAYGYDDIDVWYDVALGKAPGFIYSRMSNPTVETVEAKIRELEMAESAVAFSSGMAAISSVLYTFLANGDRVVSTKDSYGGTNKIFEEFLPRTGVAVTLCETFDHEEIEREIAKGCQVLYLETPTNPTLKILDIPRLVAAAKRVGALVVADNTFATPLNQNPLALGVDVVIHSATKFLSGHGDVLGGLVCGNETLMAKVRHYREINGATLDPFSAYMIIRGMKTLALRMRQQQASARALAEFLCTEPLVESVNYPGLPSHPNHAVACAQMSGFGAIVSFVLKGGMDTVKVLLPRLRFAHCAGNLGAVETIYGPARTTSHVENTLEERLALGISEGLVRVSVGIEDTDDLLDDLKQAFAFARKTLNPQLNEVLTETAS
- a CDS encoding DUF6896 domain-containing protein, with amino-acid sequence MNNKESLGELARDFLSSVDEATFLLEEKFGTRCILRLWGSGKIKRCGVVKGNVTYELHGVGCAVKLPHVLVDFDYGPDGRIDGFDAWRLFIYASELPEKHPKYQSKEVLNLEFEEHVASGRFEPMPKGRNGFYCLSKNN
- a CDS encoding GNAT family N-acetyltransferase; protein product: MLRVDWLVNHMDKCNLMAEWLYREFTYEFAHQSLGHWQHEFSTGQRDGRWKCLIALEHDQLLGGASLANDDLPERPDLGPWLACVFVHPDARRRGLAAQLIEGICNHAKQAGFATLYLHTHSERDYYAKLGWEVLERFEAWGKEQWLMSRRL
- a CDS encoding DUF6124 family protein, whose amino-acid sequence is MAKVTPNPPDAGDHVSRAQSARNKKIDDAATRALDYYLKPQPKGEPSDKTDSIFRIDPDVNSECLLANLSENLASANAMISDLAFDLDGSRRHVALGILQVIEVSELLANRALDIVEVR